A single window of Methanomassiliicoccales archaeon DNA harbors:
- a CDS encoding DUF1294 domain-containing protein, which produces MDLVLELLIVYFIVNVISFILFAADKRKAKMNRRRISERRLLSMAAIGPFGAYAAMKAFRHKTRKTKFILVPLMMVVHIAIVSFLIYKFMI; this is translated from the coding sequence TCTTGAACTGCTGATCGTTTACTTCATTGTAAACGTGATATCATTCATCCTTTTCGCGGCTGATAAAAGGAAGGCGAAGATGAATCGGAGAAGGATATCTGAGAGAAGGCTGCTGTCGATGGCAGCTATAGGTCCCTTCGGAGCCTACGCTGCGATGAAGGCCTTCAGGCACAAGACGAGGAAAACCAAGTTCATTCTAGTGCCATTGATGATGGTAGTGCATATCGCGATAGTCTCTTTTCTGATCTACAAGTTCATGATCTGA